GGCCATGGCACTGCTCATGTCAATAGACCGTGATAATCCGTCATTTTCAGACATCACACGCACCAGCGGAATATCCTTTCCCACGGTTTCACCCTCTTTAACAAGGATCGAATCAACAATCCCGTCAGCCAGCGCACTGACCTGAACCGTTTTCGGATGGTTATTCAGCACTTCCGGTCTGGGGGCCCAGCCATCCCATGCATGCCACAAGCCGATGACCAGCAAAAATAAGGCCCAGATTAAGTAGGTTTTTGTCCCCTGGATATCGTATCTGCGTGTCATTTACTGTCCTTTGGCATCAGTGCCATTCGTGTTTTTGCTTGATTATATACCAGATATAATCCTCTACTAACGGTTCAAATAATACTTTTTGTTACGCGAAAGAAAAAATACACATGAACCAATGTGCGTTCAACAACAAACAGGAAACAGCATGAAATTTGATAAAATTAAAGCACCGGTATTTGGCGAAATGATCACCATGGACGAGAAGGGTGAACTACATGTCCCCCATCAGCCGGTCATCCCTTTTATTGAGGGTGATGGCATCGGAGGCGACATTACTAAGGCCTGCATGACGATCTGGAATGCCGCCGTCGAAAAGGCATACAACGGCGAACGTAAAATCGACTGGATGGAAGTCTATGCCGGGGAGAAATCCTGCTCCGTCTACGGCGAAAATGTCTGGCTGCCGGAAGAAACGCTGGAAGCGATCAGAACCTATCTCGTATCCATCAAAGGCCCCCTCACCACCCCCGTCGGAGGCGGTATCCGCTCTTTAAATGTAGCTTTACGCCAAATGCTGGATCTCTATGTATGTCAGCGGCCTGTGCGCTGGTTTACCGGCGTGCCCTCCCCCGTTAAAAATCCGGAACGCACCAATATGGTGATTTTCCGCGAAAATTCAGAAGATATCTATGCGGGCATTGAATGGATGGCCGGCACCGACAATGCCAAAAAAATGATCGATTTCCTCATTAACGAAATGGGTGTGACTAAAATCCGTTTCCCGGAAACCTCCTCCATCGGCATCAAACCGGTGTCACAGGAAGGAACCCGCAGATTGGTCAAAGATGCCATTGATTATGCCATCGCCAATGACCGCGCATCGGTCACTCTGGTGCATAAAGGCAATATCATGAAATTCACCGAAGGCGGTTTCCGCGACTGGGGTTATGAAACGGCCAAAGAACTGTTTGGTGCAGTACCCCTCGATGGCGGCCCGTGGATGACCATGAAAAACCCGAAAACCGGTAAAGACATCATCATTAAGGACTGCATTGCCGACGCCTTCCTGCAGCAGATTCTAACCCGCCCCGGCGAATACGATGTCATTGCCACATTAAACCTCAACGGCGATTACATTTCCGATGCCCTCGCCGCCTGCGTCGGCGGAATCGGGATTGCCCCGGGTGCCAACATTAACTATCAGAATGGCACCGCCATTTTCGAAGCCACCCACGGAACAGCACCGAAATATGCAGGCTTGGACAAAGTCAATCCCGGCTCCCTCGCTCTCAGCGGCGAAATGATGTTCCGCTATATGGGCTGGACCGAAGCCGCCGACCTGGTTATCAAAGGTATCGAAAAAACCATCGCACAAAAACGTGTCACCTACGATTTTGAACGTCTGATGGATGGTGCCACCCTGCTCAAATGCAGCGAATTCGCTGAGGCCGTTGCAGAAAATATGTAACATACAGGGATATATACTTAAAGAAGGGAGCTGTAACGGCTCCCTTTTTTTTAGTCTCCAGAGTGCGACATGCCGCTCCCCCCGACAGGTGAAAGGTGAAAGGCATCTATATATCTCCATCCTATTTACGATTTATTCCATTGCATCCAATCCGGAATTCTGTTTTAATGGGATTTATCCGACCCGGGATGATGACTTAGACACGGGTATTGAGCTCATTTCTATATACAGCAGCGGCACCTCCCACTCATCGGGTCCGCCGGGAAACGCCATGGATTCCCATTCTTTTTTCCACGTAATGATGGCGTGGATTTTCACGACGCGAAGGTCGGGCAGATGCGGAATCCATTTGGCACTGGCGGCGGCGGAGAGTGCCCCGATTTTGAGGTGGCGTGCATCGACAATAAAGAGTCTTTCGCCGGCCTGTTTGAGAAAGACGGGTGAACCGGGATGGAGACTGGCGAGGGATCGGCGGATAGGATCATAGTCATGCGCCCGGGCGGGATAACTAATCCATATATCAGCGAGATCCAGCAGCCCGTATCGTATGTGAAGAGATTCATCGGGCGGTTCGCTTAAGGGACGGGCGCGGACACGATGTGTTTCTTGCAAATGCGAAGTATAAGGATGACGGCAGGTGTCCAGTTGGAACAAGGTAAGTGCGGTGCGGGCTCTGGTCATTCCTACGTAAAAGAGCCGGCGTTCTTCTTCCTGATTCATGCGATCTGACGATGACTGCCAGTTGCCCAGTAGAATTACGTGGTCAAATTCCAGTCCTTTGGCGGCATGAACGGTGGACAAATAGACGGCTCCGTCCGAGCAGAGTGTACGTTGATATTCCTGCAATGCTTCGTAAATATACTCCATGCACTCGCCTGCGGTACGCGGGTTGTCGCTGGTTTCGTCTTTCCATTCGCAAAGGATGGTATCGAGCAGGGTACACCATGGATTTTGGTTGTCGTAACACGGGTGTCTGGAAAAGGCGGCTTGTAATTGATGAGCCGTCCAGCCTTTATCAAGCTGCGTTTTCAGGATGGTCATCAGGGCATGGGTTTCACGCATGCGGTAGAGCGGAACGCGTTTCTTGTCAGATGCGGTATACACGGGAACGGCTTTGCATTCCAGCGCGGCGCGAATCATATGCAGTGCTTCTTTGGTGCGGGAAAAGACGGCGATGCGATCCCCTTTTTTTCGTCCCGCAATGACCACGCGCAAAACAACTCTTGCCTGATGGAGGAGATCGGTACAGCCCACGACATCGACAGGTGCGCCAGGGGCATCTAATCGACGCGATGCATTGATTATCACGGGATGATCCGTCTTCATTCGATCGCGATTCAATGCAATCAGCTGGTTGGACGCATCGATGATTCGGGCTGTGGATCGGTAGTTCTCCACGAGATAATGAATTTTCGCGCTATAATCCTCTTCGAACTGCCGGATAAACTGCACATTGGCACCGCGAAAGGCATAAACATTCTGATCATCATCGCCCACAGCCAAAATCGATAGTTTGGCATCGGACTGGTCGGAATCAAGGGTGCGCCCGGCAATGGCAGAAATCAAATCATATTGCGGCTGATCAATATCCTGATATTCGTCGATTAAAATATAGCGATATCCCGTCAGCAGCCGTTCCCGTACATCATCGCGTTCCAGTCCGGGAATGTCGCATTCACCCCGCAGCATCCGCGTCGCGTCGGGAATCAGTTTATCCAGATCCGGATCGTCGCCATTGCCATCCATCTGTGCACTGAAGGACGCGCCGATTAAGCGCATAGCCAGCGCATGATAGGTCTGAATTGTCACTCCGTTGGCATCTCTGCCCACCAGCTGACGAATCCGCTGGCGCAAACTGGTCGCGGCCACCCGATTAAAACAGACCACCAGCACCTCTTTTGGACGAACCCGCTCCACGCGAAGCAGATAGGCACAACGATGCGCAATCACCCGTGTTTTGCCTGATCCCGGCCCTGCCAGCACCAGCATATTTGTATGGGGCGGTGCCGCCACTACAGCCGTTTGCACCCCGTTATTCAGCTGATCGACAATGGTCTGATAGGATTCTGCGCTCGTAGCCCGCTCCAGTAATTTTTCTTCACCGGCGAAAAAGGTTTTCACAAAATCCGTTTTCTTCATCGTAAAATAGCCTGCCACCAACGCCAGCGCATTTTTGATTTTTCCCAGGCCCAAATCCGCATATTTATTCATGACATGAATCTGGAAAGTCCGCTCACGGTAATGCTCCTTTAACGACGAAAAATCGCCGTGCGTAAACTGACGCCCCTTGGCACCGGGCAGAATGGTGATGGTCATGGCCTGGCGAAATATCGCCAATCCCTGTTGCAGAATAACAGCCTTCTGTTCATGCAGAAACAGCAGTCCCCGCTCCATGGCCGCGTTAAAATCATGGAGTTGTGCGGCCACATACATATCGCCCTGCAATGCCGTCAGCAGATCGCTTTCACTGAATTTTACGAGATGTTCTCCACTGGATGACGCTGGGATTTTTGCACTCATCGCATCCAGCAGAAGATGGGCAATGGTCTGCCGTTTCATCGCCGTCTCGATCAATGCATCCCAGGAGCGCTGCAATTTCACCCGATAATGCTCCTGATCCCGATATTTGAGATCGATGCTTCCGCGTTTACTGGCCAGCCCCTGCCCGTCCAGCGACAAACTTTTCAGTAGATTTCGAATCGCCTCTGTCGAACTGACACACCCCTCATCCATCAGCCGCTGATTCAGATGGCGCACACTCAGCACCATCCATCCCTCCGCATCCGGCTCCTGTTCCTGCATAACCTTCAGCATGGTTTTTTCCAGCGCACACACATCGTTCAGTATTTTCTCCGCCGCATTCACGCAGCGCACTTTCACGTAGGCACTCAGCAGGGTGTCTTTCTCGATAATATGAGCATTCACCATATCGTTGAGCAGTTTAATAATCGGCAGCGTATCGTGCTGTAACGGAAGATATGCTTCCGATTTTTCGCAAACCCGGCCCATGGATGGCAGTTCCGCCAGATGGTCGACACTGATGCCTCCGGGATCGCTGTTGAAAATGTATTCCAGAATATCCAGCCACTGACGTTTGGTACGTTCGGAAAGATCCTGTCGCGCATCAATTTTCTCCTGCGCCTCCTCCATGGAGCGCATCAGCGGACGCACCTGGAGTACATGGGTCCGATTCTGATTTCGTTCGACGAAACGCCCGCGTTCCAGCATGGATACCGCCGTATTCACTTTCGTAACCGCCATGGAATCCTGCAGCGAAATATCCGTTTCCACTAATTCGTCGCGAAGAATTTCCCCTGCAGTAATCACCACATTATCCTGGTTGTCGCGTTTCGCCCGACGCAATCCGCGCAGAATCTGTGCAATATCCCGACGCGTCAAACGTGACATGGCACTCAGCGAAAACTGCGTTTCCACATCCTGCTGATCATACAGCAAAATACAGCGGGCCATCTGACGATCCCGTCCCGCACGTCCCGCCTCCTGCAAATAATTCTCCAGCGAACCCGGAATATCCGCGTGAACCACCAGCCGCACATTGTCCTTGTCGATGCCCATACCGAAGGCATTGGTGGCACAGATATGCTGAATCTCGCCAGCAACAAAGCCTTCCTGAATCCGTCGTTTTTCCGGCGCACACAAACCCGCATGAAACGCTTCCGCCGAC
This window of the Spartobacteria bacterium genome carries:
- a CDS encoding NADP-dependent isocitrate dehydrogenase → MKFDKIKAPVFGEMITMDEKGELHVPHQPVIPFIEGDGIGGDITKACMTIWNAAVEKAYNGERKIDWMEVYAGEKSCSVYGENVWLPEETLEAIRTYLVSIKGPLTTPVGGGIRSLNVALRQMLDLYVCQRPVRWFTGVPSPVKNPERTNMVIFRENSEDIYAGIEWMAGTDNAKKMIDFLINEMGVTKIRFPETSSIGIKPVSQEGTRRLVKDAIDYAIANDRASVTLVHKGNIMKFTEGGFRDWGYETAKELFGAVPLDGGPWMTMKNPKTGKDIIIKDCIADAFLQQILTRPGEYDVIATLNLNGDYISDALAACVGGIGIAPGANINYQNGTAIFEATHGTAPKYAGLDKVNPGSLALSGEMMFRYMGWTEAADLVIKGIEKTIAQKRVTYDFERLMDGATLLKCSEFAEAVAENM
- a CDS encoding RecQ family ATP-dependent DNA helicase, with translation MDKGEAILRRSLLLDLETTPDGKILKVGAVAGDQTLYLKGGFQIPKLVQGLDALADQSDYVLGHNILDHDLAVLREAFPSLHLHALPVIDTLFLSPIAFPENPYHRLVKDYRLLHTALNDPVCDARNAGVLFQDQWAVFVSLKKTDADLLAFYAWAFRGMMGPFFDALEVERLRDEQAIHFFAERAAFTGCRVAADALAGEVNVASAYVLAWLHVAGANSIMPPWVRHRFRDVTSIVRQLRDICCDDPDCAYCRVAHDPEGQLRRYFGFDAFREKPELPAGGSLQEAIVRCGMNGQPLLAILPTGGGKSLCFQLPALVRNMRRGVLTVVVSPLQALMKDQVDNLNRVTSSTFAAALYGMLTPPERGDVLERVRLGDVALLYVSPEQLRNGSFRNVIREREVGCWVFDEAHCLSRWGHSFRPDYLYASRFIRELAASQGVDSPPVACFTATAKRDVVAEIQQHFERELSQKLTLFDGGAERTNLDFEVQLVHASEKRERVKDLLMRHLPVVESGSAVVYCATRKSTEEMARWLQRAGLSAEAFHAGLCAPEKRRIQEGFVAGEIQHICATNAFGMGIDKDNVRLVVHADIPGSLENYLQEAGRAGRDRQMARCILLYDQQDVETQFSLSAMSRLTRRDIAQILRGLRRAKRDNQDNVVITAGEILRDELVETDISLQDSMAVTKVNTAVSMLERGRFVERNQNRTHVLQVRPLMRSMEEAQEKIDARQDLSERTKRQWLDILEYIFNSDPGGISVDHLAELPSMGRVCEKSEAYLPLQHDTLPIIKLLNDMVNAHIIEKDTLLSAYVKVRCVNAAEKILNDVCALEKTMLKVMQEQEPDAEGWMVLSVRHLNQRLMDEGCVSSTEAIRNLLKSLSLDGQGLASKRGSIDLKYRDQEHYRVKLQRSWDALIETAMKRQTIAHLLLDAMSAKIPASSSGEHLVKFSESDLLTALQGDMYVAAQLHDFNAAMERGLLFLHEQKAVILQQGLAIFRQAMTITILPGAKGRQFTHGDFSSLKEHYRERTFQIHVMNKYADLGLGKIKNALALVAGYFTMKKTDFVKTFFAGEEKLLERATSAESYQTIVDQLNNGVQTAVVAAPPHTNMLVLAGPGSGKTRVIAHRCAYLLRVERVRPKEVLVVCFNRVAATSLRQRIRQLVGRDANGVTIQTYHALAMRLIGASFSAQMDGNGDDPDLDKLIPDATRMLRGECDIPGLERDDVRERLLTGYRYILIDEYQDIDQPQYDLISAIAGRTLDSDQSDAKLSILAVGDDDQNVYAFRGANVQFIRQFEEDYSAKIHYLVENYRSTARIIDASNQLIALNRDRMKTDHPVIINASRRLDAPGAPVDVVGCTDLLHQARVVLRVVIAGRKKGDRIAVFSRTKEALHMIRAALECKAVPVYTASDKKRVPLYRMRETHALMTILKTQLDKGWTAHQLQAAFSRHPCYDNQNPWCTLLDTILCEWKDETSDNPRTAGECMEYIYEALQEYQRTLCSDGAVYLSTVHAAKGLEFDHVILLGNWQSSSDRMNQEEERRLFYVGMTRARTALTLFQLDTCRHPYTSHLQETHRVRARPLSEPPDESLHIRYGLLDLADIWISYPARAHDYDPIRRSLASLHPGSPVFLKQAGERLFIVDARHLKIGALSAAASAKWIPHLPDLRVVKIHAIITWKKEWESMAFPGGPDEWEVPLLYIEMSSIPVSKSSSRVG